One region of Patescibacteria group bacterium genomic DNA includes:
- a CDS encoding ribonucleoside triphosphate reductase: protein MVYKKNKIEQVRKRDGRIVDFDQSKITQAIFKALKAVDLEDEKKAEKISDIAMETLNKKFHPRSIPAIEEIQDVVEESLIKDKQIKAAKAYILYREQHARLRDLQQFIDSDNLIEGYLKNTDWEVKENANMGYSLQGLNNHVASAVSKHYWTGKIYPQEIRDANENGDLHIHDLQTLAPYCCGWDLEDLMLKGFGGVWGKLQCSPPKHLRSALGQAVNFFYTLQGEAAGAQAFSSFDTLLAPLIRYDNLDYKQVKQSLQEFIFNTNVPTRVGFQTPFTNITLDLNVPSTYKDKPVILGGQPQKETYGEFQAEMDMLNIALAEVMTEGDSAGRVFTFPIPTYNITKDFDWNSPIVDKIMEMTAKFGIPYFANFINSDMDPSDVRSMCCRLRLDNRVLRKRGGGLFGANPLTGSIGVVTINMPRIGYLAKTEKDFYERLVKFMDIAKNSLEIKREALEKFTSEGLYPYSRFYLSSVKERFNEYWKNHFNTIGLVGLNECCLNFLGKDKSIDTPEGHDFAVKVLDFMRDKLIKYQEETSNIYNLEATPAEGTSYRLARKDKKLYPDIICANELDYKENQVSPYYTNSSHLPVDKTDDIFEALKLQDDLQTKYTGGTILHGFIGEKMPSIEATKKLVKRIAENFHLPYFTLTPTFSVCAEHGYISGEHFECPSCGRPSEVYSRVVGYLRPVQQWNEGKQAEYHQRKEYDKQLNVAEKLDEKQIKPEN, encoded by the coding sequence ATGGTTTACAAAAAAAATAAAATTGAACAAGTTCGCAAACGTGATGGTCGAATTGTTGATTTTGACCAAAGTAAAATTACTCAAGCTATTTTTAAAGCTTTAAAAGCTGTTGACTTGGAAGACGAAAAAAAAGCTGAAAAAATTTCTGATATAGCGATGGAAACTTTAAATAAAAAGTTTCATCCAAGATCAATTCCAGCGATTGAAGAGATTCAAGACGTGGTTGAAGAGTCTTTAATAAAAGATAAACAGATTAAAGCAGCCAAAGCTTATATTTTGTATCGTGAACAGCATGCGCGGTTACGTGATTTACAACAATTTATTGATTCTGATAATTTAATTGAAGGTTATTTAAAAAATACAGACTGGGAAGTAAAAGAAAATGCCAATATGGGTTATTCTTTGCAGGGTTTAAATAATCATGTTGCCTCAGCAGTTTCTAAACATTATTGGACGGGAAAGATTTATCCTCAAGAAATTCGCGATGCTAATGAAAATGGCGATTTGCATATTCATGATTTACAAACCTTAGCGCCTTATTGTTGCGGTTGGGATTTGGAAGATTTAATGCTTAAGGGTTTTGGTGGCGTTTGGGGTAAATTACAATGTTCTCCTCCAAAACATTTACGATCTGCCTTGGGTCAAGCAGTTAATTTTTTCTACACTTTACAAGGTGAGGCAGCTGGAGCACAGGCTTTTTCGAGCTTTGACACATTATTGGCACCGTTAATTAGATACGATAATTTAGATTATAAACAAGTTAAACAATCTTTGCAGGAGTTTATTTTTAACACAAATGTACCGACTCGGGTTGGTTTTCAGACGCCATTTACAAATATTACCTTAGATTTAAATGTTCCTTCGACTTATAAAGATAAGCCGGTTATTCTTGGTGGTCAACCCCAAAAAGAGACTTATGGTGAATTTCAGGCCGAGATGGATATGTTAAATATTGCCTTGGCAGAGGTTATGACTGAAGGCGATTCGGCCGGTCGGGTTTTTACTTTTCCTATTCCAACATATAATATTACTAAAGATTTTGATTGGAACTCCCCAATAGTTGATAAAATTATGGAAATGACTGCCAAATTTGGTATTCCTTATTTTGCCAATTTTATCAATTCAGATATGGACCCATCAGATGTTCGTAGTATGTGTTGTCGTTTACGTTTAGATAATCGAGTTTTAAGAAAGCGTGGTGGTGGTTTGTTTGGCGCTAATCCTTTAACCGGGAGTATTGGTGTGGTGACGATCAATATGCCTCGGATAGGTTATTTAGCTAAAACTGAAAAAGATTTTTATGAACGCTTGGTTAAATTTATGGATATAGCAAAAAATAGTTTAGAAATCAAACGAGAAGCTTTGGAAAAATTTACCAGTGAAGGTCTATATCCTTATTCAAGATTTTATTTATCAAGTGTCAAGGAAAGATTTAATGAGTATTGGAAAAATCATTTTAACACCATCGGTTTGGTTGGTTTAAATGAGTGTTGCTTAAATTTTTTAGGCAAAGATAAAAGCATTGATACGCCAGAAGGTCATGATTTTGCGGTTAAGGTTTTAGATTTTATGCGTGATAAATTAATTAAATATCAAGAAGAAACCAGCAATATTTATAATTTAGAGGCGACGCCAGCTGAAGGCACTTCTTATCGTTTAGCACGTAAAGATAAAAAATTATATCCAGATATAATTTGCGCCAATGAATTAGATTACAAAGAAAATCAAGTGAGTCCTTACTATACCAATTCATCTCATTTGCCGGTTGACAAAACTGATGATATTTTTGAAGCTTTAAAACTTCAAGATGATCTCCAAACTAAATATACTGGTGGAACAATTTTGCATGGTTTTATTGGCGAAAAAATGCCCTCAATAGAAGCAACTAAAAAATTAGTCAAAAGAATTGCTGAAAATTTTCATTTACCTTATTTTACTTTAACGCCGACTTTTAGCGTTTGTGCTGAGCACGGTTATATCAGTGGGGAGCATTTTGAGTGTCCTTCATGCGGTCGACCATCAGAAGTTTATTCTCGGGTGGTGGGCTATTTAAGACCAGTACAACAATGGAATGAAGGCAAACAAGCCGAATATCATCAGAGGAAAGAATATGACAAACAACTTAATGTAGCCGAAAAATTAGATGAAAAACAAATTAAACCAGAAAATTAA
- the ftsA gene encoding cell division protein FtsA encodes MKEETFIGLDIGSENIKIAVGQRDAQGKIKIIGGVENSSEGISKGVINSFEDTVASISKTLEKVERMTGLPCEEVILGVTGTHILSQDSKGVVAVAKADGEIKEGDVERALEAAQAVATPPNYEIVHVLPQVFSVDNQNNIKDPIGMTGVRLEVQAKIIEGLSSQIKNLTKCVYRTGLEINQLVFNILAASEAVLTNRQKELGVAVIDIGHTTTSVAVFEEGDLLTAKVLPIGSAHITNDIALGLRVSVDIAEVVKLKFGSALPDDFSKRDEIDLHKIDEKEEEKVSQKHVAEIIEARVEEIFKMVDKELKEIDRSGKLPAGVVLCGQGVKLKGLGDVAKRVLRLSVGLGYPQDMLIAIDKLNDPGFAASIGLVVWGAQSQAMGSKNNLNNLIGSSVNKIFAIIKKLIKKFIP; translated from the coding sequence ATGAAAGAGGAAACTTTTATTGGATTAGATATTGGTTCTGAAAATATTAAAATAGCCGTGGGTCAAAGAGATGCCCAAGGTAAAATTAAAATTATTGGCGGAGTTGAAAATTCTTCTGAGGGAATTTCTAAAGGGGTAATTAATAGTTTTGAAGATACCGTGGCCAGTATTTCTAAAACATTAGAAAAGGTTGAGCGCATGACGGGCTTGCCTTGTGAAGAAGTTATTTTGGGCGTGACAGGTACACATATTTTATCTCAAGACAGTAAGGGTGTGGTTGCCGTAGCTAAAGCTGATGGTGAAATTAAAGAAGGTGACGTGGAACGAGCGTTAGAAGCGGCACAAGCCGTAGCTACTCCACCGAATTATGAAATCGTTCATGTTTTACCTCAAGTTTTTTCAGTTGATAATCAAAATAATATTAAAGATCCGATTGGAATGACAGGGGTGAGACTAGAAGTTCAGGCTAAAATTATTGAAGGCTTATCTTCACAAATTAAAAATTTAACTAAATGTGTTTATCGAACTGGTTTAGAAATTAATCAATTGGTTTTTAATATTTTAGCTGCCTCTGAAGCCGTTTTAACTAATCGACAAAAAGAATTGGGTGTAGCAGTGATTGATATTGGTCACACAACTACTAGCGTGGCAGTCTTTGAAGAAGGAGATTTATTAACGGCTAAAGTTTTACCAATTGGTTCGGCGCATATCACTAATGATATTGCTTTAGGATTAAGGGTTTCGGTTGACATAGCTGAAGTCGTTAAATTAAAATTTGGATCAGCCTTACCAGATGATTTTTCTAAAAGAGATGAAATTGATTTGCATAAAATTGACGAAAAAGAGGAAGAAAAAGTATCTCAAAAACACGTCGCTGAGATTATCGAAGCGCGAGTAGAAGAAATTTTTAAAATGGTAGACAAGGAATTAAAAGAAATTGATCGGAGTGGTAAGTTGCCAGCAGGAGTAGTCTTGTGTGGTCAGGGCGTGAAATTAAAAGGTTTGGGAGATGTGGCGAAAAGAGTCTTAAGGTTATCCGTTGGTTTGGGTTATCCTCAAGATATGTTAATAGCGATTGATAAATTAAACGATCCTGGTTTTGCTGCGAGTATCGGTTTAGTCGTTTGGGGGGCACAAAGCCAAGCGATGGGTAGTAAAAATAATTTAAACAATTTGATCGGCTCGTCTGTTAATAAAATTTTTGCTATAATAAAGAAACTTATAAAAAAATTTATTCCTTAG
- a CDS encoding anaerobic ribonucleoside-triphosphate reductase activating protein has translation MQFNGFQKTSLIEWPGKIVSIVWVAGCNFRCPFCYNRDLVLKNTNLKIFEESKILEYLEENKNLIDGLMITGGEPTLQPELADFLAKVHQLNLKVGVESNATRPEIIENLLKNKLVDYLAVDIKAPLEKDKYKKLTGVEIDVEKIKKSIKLIKDSDIEYEFRTTIIPGLLNKDDILEISQTLKGAQRYVIQRFIPQETMINHDLVEIKPYSKEELLAIEREIKDNFQECYVRGLD, from the coding sequence ATGCAATTTAATGGTTTTCAAAAAACTTCTTTAATTGAATGGCCGGGTAAAATTGTGTCAATTGTTTGGGTAGCGGGATGTAATTTTCGCTGCCCATTTTGTTATAACCGGGATTTAGTTTTAAAAAATACTAATTTAAAGATTTTTGAAGAAAGTAAAATTCTAGAGTATTTAGAAGAAAATAAAAATTTAATTGACGGTTTAATGATTACCGGAGGCGAGCCGACTTTACAGCCGGAATTAGCTGATTTTTTAGCAAAAGTGCATCAATTAAATTTAAAAGTTGGTGTTGAGTCTAACGCTACAAGGCCAGAAATTATTGAAAATTTATTAAAAAATAAATTGGTTGATTATTTGGCAGTTGACATTAAAGCGCCCTTAGAAAAAGATAAGTATAAAAAATTAACCGGCGTTGAAATTGACGTAGAAAAAATTAAAAAAAGTATAAAATTAATTAAAGATTCAGATATTGAATATGAATTTAGAACAACCATTATTCCGGGTTTATTAAATAAAGATGATATTTTAGAAATTAGTCAAACATTAAAAGGTGCACAGCGTTATGTTATCCAACGGTTTATTCCACAGGAAACCATGATTAACCATGATTTGGTTGAGATTAAGCCGTATTCCAAAGAAGAACTATTAGCCATAGAACGAGAGATTAAAGATAATTTTCAAGAGTGTTATGTGCGTGGATTAGATTAG
- the prfB gene encoding peptide chain release factor 2 (programmed frameshift): MQDLINQIEELQSRISRTWRFLDLAQKENNLIQLEKQMSQPNFWQDRVKATQISQQAADLKQIIEDWQKIKKETQDLLEITQLDKEDQDVNLRQEIETKLNKLVQKFEQLEFFVLLSGEYDKYNAVMTLHAGAGGDDAQDWVAMLLRMYLRYTESQGWQTKIIDQSVGSQAGFKSVQIEIKGNYAYGWLKNEAGVHRLVRISPFDAEKMRHTSFALIEVLPEMDEIDEKEIQLQDKDLRIDTFLSSGPGGQGMQKNETAVRITHLPTKISASCQSERSQSQNKETAFKILKSKLYQYYQTQEDEEKRKLRGEFKSAEWGNQIRSYVLHPYQLVKDHRTNYETSDVEGVLGGDLDKIIESNLRKKND; this comes from the exons ATGCAAGACTTAATCAATCAAATTGAGGAGCTTCAATCTCGGATTTCCCGCACATGGAGGTTTCTT GACCTTGCTCAAAAAGAAAATAATTTAATTCAATTAGAAAAACAAATGAGTCAGCCGAATTTTTGGCAGGACAGGGTTAAGGCAACTCAAATTAGTCAACAAGCAGCTGATTTAAAGCAAATAATTGAAGATTGGCAAAAAATAAAAAAAGAGACCCAAGATTTATTAGAAATAACGCAACTAGACAAAGAGGATCAAGATGTTAATTTACGTCAGGAAATTGAAACAAAATTAAATAAACTGGTTCAAAAGTTCGAACAACTCGAATTTTTTGTTTTATTATCGGGCGAATATGACAAATATAATGCCGTAATGACCTTGCATGCTGGTGCCGGTGGTGATGATGCCCAAGATTGGGTAGCTATGTTGCTGAGAATGTATTTACGCTATACTGAGAGTCAAGGTTGGCAAACTAAAATTATCGATCAATCGGTTGGCAGTCAGGCCGGTTTTAAAAGCGTACAAATTGAAATTAAAGGTAATTATGCTTATGGCTGGTTAAAAAATGAAGCCGGGGTCCATCGTTTAGTGCGCATCTCACCTTTTGACGCTGAGAAAATGCGTCATACCTCTTTTGCCTTGATAGAGGTTTTGCCAGAGATGGATGAAATTGATGAAAAAGAAATTCAACTTCAAGACAAAGATTTACGCATTGATACTTTTTTGTCATCTGGTCCCGGCGGTCAAGGTATGCAAAAAAATGAGACAGCCGTGCGCATAACACATTTACCAACTAAAATATCAGCCTCTTGTCAAAGTGAACGGTCGCAATCTCAAAACAAAGAAACCGCTTTCAAAATTTTAAAATCAAAGCTTTATCAATATTATCAAACCCAAGAAGATGAGGAAAAAAGAAAATTGCGTGGAGAATTTAAATCAGCTGAATGGGGCAATCAAATTCGTTCTTATGTCTTACACCCTTATCAATTAGTTAAAGATCATCGGACTAATTATGAAACTTCAGATGTCGAAGGAGTTTTAGGCGGTGATTTAGATAAAATTATTGAAAGTAATTTAAGAAAAAAAAATGACTAG
- the ybeY gene encoding rRNA maturation RNase YbeY, whose product MQLEINNLTSCRISSGFFKKTMEKILKILKLSSQTHISLAIVNDQEIKKINKLYRGQNKVTDVISVPVEKRIKLEDKNYWGEIILNYSQVKKQAEDNNHSIQKELTILIVHSILHLIGHDHQTDEEAKKMSTKEEMILKKL is encoded by the coding sequence ATGCAACTTGAAATTAACAATTTAACGTCTTGTAGAATTAGCTCTGGTTTTTTCAAAAAAACTATGGAAAAAATTTTAAAGATTCTAAAATTATCTTCACAGACACACATTTCTTTAGCCATAGTTAATGATCAAGAAATTAAAAAAATTAATAAATTATATCGTGGACAGAACAAAGTCACAGATGTAATTAGCGTGCCAGTTGAGAAAAGAATAAAATTAGAAGATAAAAACTATTGGGGTGAAATTATTTTAAATTATTCACAAGTTAAAAAACAGGCCGAGGATAATAATCATTCAATCCAAAAAGAATTAACAATTTTAATTGTTCACAGTATATTACATTTAATAGGTCATGACCATCAGACTGATGAAGAGGCTAAAAAGATGTCGACAAAAGAAGAAATGATTTTAAAAAAGTTATAA
- a CDS encoding oligosaccharide flippase family protein: protein MTRFEKIKNNKLVVNSGIFFVGSFAVNLGNYIFHFLMARMLDVQVYGELQSLIALTAIFSIPSGALLTLIVKYVANFKAEENINKIYTLFIKSVKLFGLIALVLISIIIIASPHLADFLQINSSVPILILSLSVLLAFFNSINHGVLQGLQKFKSITLINLLTVASKVILAVILVKLSLRVNGVLGAIVLSGIIGYLITFMPLKFLFKKTQTTDINTKEIFKYIWPVFWTVLFTTLLYNLDVVLVKHFFSPEIAGQYSALALIGHIIIFIAGPMATVMFPMVAHAHTRGEKHYAIFKQTIGLTLGMGLLGVLGYFILPNLIIKILVGNKFLNMAPYLGWFAISMLLYSLINTLSRYLLSIYSVKYIYVLLVGILCQVAGIFIWHENLWQIVWVMNASMAIILINLLIIYSRGKIKRVKELLVYNDL from the coding sequence ATGACTAGATTTGAAAAAATAAAAAATAATAAATTAGTTGTGAATAGTGGTATTTTTTTTGTGGGTAGTTTTGCAGTCAATCTAGGTAATTATATTTTTCATTTTTTAATGGCGCGCATGTTAGATGTTCAAGTCTATGGCGAGTTGCAGTCTTTAATTGCTTTAACGGCGATTTTCAGTATTCCTTCGGGAGCATTATTAACACTAATTGTTAAATATGTAGCTAATTTTAAAGCTGAAGAAAATATTAACAAAATTTATACTTTATTTATTAAATCAGTTAAATTATTTGGTTTAATAGCCTTGGTTTTAATTTCGATAATTATTATTGCTAGTCCGCATTTGGCTGATTTTTTACAAATCAATTCAAGCGTTCCAATTTTAATTTTGTCGTTGAGTGTGCTTTTAGCTTTTTTTAATTCTATCAATCACGGTGTTTTACAGGGTTTGCAAAAATTTAAATCTATTACTTTAATTAATTTGTTAACCGTCGCTAGTAAAGTGATTTTAGCGGTTATTTTAGTTAAATTAAGCTTGCGGGTAAATGGAGTTTTGGGCGCAATTGTTTTATCGGGCATAATTGGTTATTTAATTACTTTTATGCCATTAAAATTTTTATTTAAAAAGACACAAACAACGGACATTAATACTAAAGAAATTTTTAAATATATCTGGCCGGTTTTTTGGACGGTTTTATTTACTACCTTATTATACAATTTAGATGTAGTTTTAGTTAAACATTTTTTTAGCCCCGAAATTGCTGGGCAATATAGTGCCTTAGCTTTGATTGGCCATATTATAATTTTTATAGCCGGACCAATGGCCACCGTGATGTTTCCAATGGTGGCGCACGCTCATACTCGAGGAGAGAAGCATTATGCTATTTTCAAACAAACTATTGGTTTGACCCTAGGCATGGGTTTATTGGGAGTTTTGGGTTATTTTATTTTACCTAATTTAATTATTAAGATTTTAGTTGGTAATAAATTTTTAAATATGGCTCCGTATTTAGGCTGGTTTGCGATTTCGATGTTGTTATATTCATTAATTAATACTTTGAGTCGATATTTATTATCAATTTACTCAGTTAAATATATTTATGTGCTTTTAGTTGGAATTTTATGCCAAGTCGCAGGTATTTTTATCTGGCACGAAAATTTGTGGCAAATTGTGTGGGTGATGAATGCCAGTATGGCCATTATTTTAATTAACTTGTTGATTATTTATTCAAGAGGTAAAATAAAGAGAGTCAAAGAATTGTTAGTTTATAATGATTTATAG
- the ftsZ gene encoding cell division protein FtsZ — translation MPEVKPNIETFARIKVVGVGGAGGSVISRMIESKIRGVEFVAVNTDAQALLRISAPKKLHIGKNLTKGLGAGMDPDVGKKSAEENQNEIHDLLKGSDMVFVTCGLGGGTGSGAAPVIAEIAQDCGALTVAIVTKPFAFEGLQRGNIADRAWEELAGKVDAIITISNDRLLQIIDKKTTLIESFKVVDEVLKQAVQGISEIINVPALINIDFADVKAVMKEAGTALMGIGKANGENRAVSAAKLAITSPLLESSIEGARGILFTITGSPDMAMHEVNEASKIITESADTNAKIIFGADVDEKLKDEIRITVIAAGFEKIKSAGNRNYLLDNKTQTVPYQTKKDHFFEKGYRDEESGIKKIDKYTSDEKDLDEPAFLRKSDEEKELEIPAFLRKKID, via the coding sequence ATGCCAGAAGTAAAACCTAACATAGAAACTTTTGCCAGGATTAAAGTTGTAGGAGTCGGTGGGGCTGGAGGATCGGTTATTTCAAGAATGATTGAATCTAAAATTCGTGGAGTTGAATTTGTAGCTGTTAATACAGATGCCCAAGCCTTACTTCGTATTTCGGCGCCCAAAAAGTTACATATTGGTAAAAATTTAACCAAAGGCTTAGGAGCTGGTATGGATCCAGACGTTGGAAAAAAGTCAGCCGAAGAAAACCAAAACGAAATTCATGATTTATTAAAAGGATCTGACATGGTTTTTGTGACTTGTGGTCTGGGCGGAGGAACTGGGAGTGGCGCAGCACCAGTAATAGCTGAGATTGCTCAAGATTGTGGCGCTTTAACTGTGGCAATTGTAACAAAACCATTTGCTTTCGAAGGTTTACAGCGTGGCAATATTGCTGATCGAGCCTGGGAAGAACTAGCCGGTAAAGTAGACGCTATTATTACAATTTCTAATGACAGATTGTTACAAATTATTGATAAAAAAACAACCTTAATCGAATCTTTTAAAGTCGTTGATGAAGTTTTAAAACAAGCAGTCCAGGGTATTTCAGAAATTATTAATGTGCCAGCTTTAATTAACATTGATTTTGCTGATGTTAAAGCCGTTATGAAAGAAGCCGGCACGGCTTTAATGGGAATTGGCAAAGCTAATGGTGAAAATCGGGCGGTTAGTGCAGCCAAATTGGCCATTACTAGCCCGTTACTTGAAAGTTCGATTGAAGGTGCTCGGGGCATTTTATTTACTATTACTGGCAGTCCAGACATGGCTATGCACGAAGTTAATGAAGCTTCTAAAATTATTACTGAATCGGCCGATACTAACGCTAAAATAATTTTTGGTGCCGACGTAGATGAAAAACTTAAGGATGAAATTAGAATTACAGTGATTGCAGCTGGTTTTGAAAAAATAAAATCAGCTGGTAATCGAAATTATTTATTGGATAATAAAACCCAAACGGTTCCTTATCAGACCAAAAAAGATCATTTTTTTGAAAAGGGTTACAGGGATGAAGAAAGTGGCATAAAAAAAATTGATAAATACACCAGCGATGAAAAAGATTTAGACGAACCAGCTTTTTTGCGTAAATCTGACGAAGAAAAAGAATTAGAAATTCCAGCTTTTTTGCGTAAAAAAATAGACTAA